From the genome of Pan troglodytes isolate AG18354 chromosome 16, NHGRI_mPanTro3-v2.0_pri, whole genome shotgun sequence:
AGCCCAGTGAATGCTAGAGGAGGGATTTTAGCCACAGTTTGCAGAAAAGGAGGCAGGCATCCTGCTAGGAAAAGTTCATGTGCCAGGAGGAGGTTTTGTCTTCATCAgccttcattttcaaaaaatgattGGGAAATTGTTTCTGGCTCCTTGATATTCTTAAAATTTCTCCAGAACTATTACTTTGAGGAATAATCATATGGATTTTgagagaaagtttttaaaaaattatcaagctTTTCACATTTTAGGATTAAAAGGGACCTTAGAGAACATTAGATTAAATTCTTCACTCAATGCAAGAATCCCTTCTACAGCATCTTTGACAGATAGTTGTCCATATTCTCCTTGATTGCTTCCGGTGACAGGGAGCTTAATACCTCAAGAGAAACCTCTTCTGCTGTCTAacagttttataaattttattttattttatttattttttttgagatggagtcttgctctgtcgcccaggctggagtgcagtggcatgatctcggctcactgcaacctccgcctcctgggttcaagcgattctcctgccttagcctcctgagtagctgggattacaggtgcatgccaccatgcctggctaatttttgcatttttagtagagacgggatttcaccatgttagtcaggttggtctcgaactcccgacctcgtgatctgcctgcctcggcctcccaaagtgctgggattacgggcgtgagccactgcgcctggccagttttattttatttattttttttatttttgagagagagtcttgctctatgacccaggctgcagcgcagtggCACAGTcctagcttactgcaaccttgaactcctgggctcaagcaatcttcccacctcagcctcctgagtagctaggactacaggtgtgcaccaccacacctggctcatttttaaaaattttttgtggagacaggttgtcactctcttgcccaagctggtgtctaacttctggtctcaagcaatcctcctgccttggcctttcaaagccttgggattataggcatgagccactgcacccagccagacagCTTTAATTAATAGAAACCTTCCTCTATTAAACCAATATCTGTTTCTCTGTGACTCATTAGTGGGCCTCCCAGATGTCTCCGGTATTCCCTTGGTaggaatttttttaatccatagaCCAGAGTGGTACAGAAAAGATACAGATAAATACAGATTGGTTTTGGCACACTAATAACTCCCTGATTGATCCCACAATTTAGCAACTCCTAAGCAGTGTTAAAAAAGCTAGTTCTGCCTCAGGTTTGGATGTCCATAGAAGAGCCTCTGTGAGCTATCCACAGAGTAGTAACCTGCTCCAAGGAGCAGATGGCACATGTCTTGTCCCTGGTTTCCTAGTCCGAGGCCGCACGCCCAGCTGATGGAGAGGACCCAGTCATCCAACATGGAGACCCGGCTGGATACCATGAAGGTGCTGGCCAAGCTCTCTGCTGACGTGACTTTTGCTACTGAGTTCATCAACATGGACGGCATCATCGTGCTGATGAGGcttggggaaaatggaaccaaacTCTTGTCCCAGTGAGTATGACTAAGGTCTCATTCCAGGGACTTCAGTGATTTACTACATCCCACAGGGCATCCTAGTCTCATTTCCATCAAGTCACATAAGGAGTTTATTGAATACCACCTATGTACAGAGCAGTGTGCAAAGCACTAGAGTCCATACCGAGAGATATAATTCCATGTTGTTCTTCTAAATCTTGCAGTATAGTTGGGCTCTCACAAATTAAATAATAGTACAAAACAGTACTGTGCCAAGTGAGCAGTAAAAATAGGGGCTAGAGAAGTCAGTAGGAGAGCGGTCAGGTCGTGACAGACCTGTTAATTGCTGGAAATGCTTGGTCTGATGAGGGTTACTGAGCACATGGTCCAATATGTCCCAGGTGTGTGTCCATCTGTAACCACCCCCTGCTCCCTCTTTCTCAAGTCACcttccaccacacacacacacacacacacacacacacacacagcttcctTTGTGTTTACCCCTGGAAAACCAGCACAGAGCCAGCTCTTCTGTGTGAATCCACTCTCTCCAGAATATACCATAAGTCATGGAAAGAAATAAGAGTCTCAGGAAATGAGACTCCTACAGCGATGAGAGGTGAACCTTGAAAAGCTATTTTAGCAATTAGGAAGAGAAGTCCCATTTTGCATCCCAAATCAAGTAGAGGCCTGCTAGTCCAAACATAGTTTCTGAATAACCTGAGTCACCTGAGCCCTGAGGAATCCTGGCCTCTTAGTCCACATTTGCAGAAATATCAGGAGGTCAATCAGGAAGCTGGTTAGGCAGCTCAACACAGGGTCAGAAAGCTCCTAGGTATGCAAATAAATGTGCACACTGGAAATTGAGTTCTGTAATTTTTCCATGACCTAGAAAActatgatgatgaaaatgttctacattCATGCTGCCTAGttcagtagccactagccacatgtggctattgagtaaTTGAGATGTGGCTAGTACAACTGACCAGCtaatgttaaattttgttttatttgaattaattttaattttaatagtcacctgtggctagtggctactgcaCTGGATAGCACAGAGATGAGAAATAATAGaaaccttttttgttgttgtttcaatggCTAACATTGTCAAAAGCTGAATTCctgttttatgtaaaattttggtttatattttctcaaagaagtgaagtacaaaaaacaaaacaaaacaaaacaaaacaaaaggatgaTCAAGCAGAACTTTGGTAAGGAAGGGTGAAGCAGAGACACTTAACTCAGAGTGGGGACAACAGCAATGACCTTGTTTGAAATGCAGCTCCTGTCTGTGTGGCTCTCTGTGCTCTGTTGGGGTGTCAGTTCTTTACTTCTTAGTTAAAGCAGTTATTTCGGTGGTGCAATGCTTTTTTGTTCAATAAGCATGATTTTTTTACACAGCTGGTTTATCTCCAGTATGGAAACTCTCTGCTTAATCATCTTGATTTCTCTGGGCTTGTTCCTACTCTGCAGATTTAAGCATGACACTTGTATCTCTCTCTCCAGGCTCTGATCTAGGATGACAGCTTCTATGATGTGCCCATCTACAGAAATATGCAAATTGCAACTTTAGGAAGATTAAAAGAGGGCCCTGCAAAAGGCATCTACAGGCCCCATGTGCTGTTCACCTTTCTTATTTATTGGTGAAGTGAGTCCTCATCCATTTATTGGGCAGTTGCAAGCAAAGGAATTAACTATGACAATTCACCTTGATGTACAACAATTTAGTCTGTTTGGAGTTTCCACTGTTGGAAAAAACCTAGTTATCCTAATTAAGAACAGTTACAGATAGTATagtgatagctttttttttttttttttttttttttttttgagacagggtcttgctctgtcactcagattggagtggagtagcatgatcatggctcactgcagcctcaacctccctgggctcagtgattctcccatctcagtctcctgagtaactgggaatacaagcacatgccaccatgcctgaatattttttctattttgttttgttttatttgttttgtttcattttgtagagatggggtttttaccatgtcacctaggctggtattgaacttctggactcaagtgatcctctctcctcagcctcccaaagtactgggattacaagtgtgaaccagcATGCCATGCCTATAGTGATACCTTTAAGTaaccctctcttttcttcttttgggcAATTTTTCAAAGCAACAGGCACTTTATTAAATAAGAAAGTTGATGTGCTTTCCTAATGCCTGCTAATAAAGTAAAGAACCAAGGAacctctgtgatttcaatgaaaTCCCTCCAGATGTTATAGGCTACTTGTTACAGACAGGTATGGTAGGAACTGTGGTCAAGCTGTGATAGGCAAATAGATCTTGCTGAGGAGGAAGAATGATTGGCTAAGATAATGTCCCAGGACAGCTGGCATACCTTTAGACACAGCTAAATTGAATGCTTTCTGAGgatgagtgtattagtctgtctcacacgctataaagacatacctgagaatgggtaattgaaaaagaaaagagattgaattggctcacagttctgtgggctgtacagaCTTATGCTtatagggaggcctcaggaaacttacaatcatggcagaaggtgaaaaggaaGCAAGCACATATTCACATGGCTGAAACGAGTCAggggaggtgctatacactttttaaacaagcagatcttaGGAGAACTTTATCATcagacagcactagggggatgaggctaaaccattagaaaccacctccatgatgcAAACACCTTCTACTAAgcctctcctccaacactggcAATTACAATTCCACATCAGATTGGGGATGGGGGGGTGCACaagtccaaaccatatcaagaagcattttaaaaattgagggaaGTTCTAATCAAATGGCAAGTCAGGACACGGCATTCCATCAACATAACACTCCTCTCAATACATGCCAAaatgggagaaaggaaaaagtgCAAGGATGAAGAAGGGACACAGCAAAATGACAAGATGACTAACAAGATGACCAACAAGATGACCCCTGTGGAAAGCATTTACTGATTCAACAaccaaataatgaagaaaataagagcaaattTGCCGAGTTTCTATGCTCTTTATGTTTATTAGGGAAGGGCAAAAGCCAGTCCCTCGACATTGTTACTGTTAATTAACATCATCACTGCCTGCTCTTAAGTGTCTAGATACTTTCAAGAATCTAGTATTATCTTCACTTAAATGTTTTTTGGATGTGCCCTGTCATGCACGTGATATTGCAAAAAGATTCTACATTAACCACAGCAAGATGGCTATGTAATAATTGGGATCACTTTAGGGGAGCATATTTCTACCACATTTTGAGATGGAAAATGAAGTAAAGatatccatttgtcaatttcttctaCATTATGCCAAACATTcaaagagattattttatttatttcaaagatgtacacatgttgaaattaaaatttaaattaagaaaatttataaaCTGAGTCAAAAGAAAAGTAAGCGAGGCAGTTCTGCATGCCCTGAAGTGTCAGGCATATATGACTGAAGTATTCGGCATTTGGCcaagtgtggtagctcatgctgtCATTCCAGGatgttgagaggctgaggcaggtggattgcttgagctcagaactTTGAGACCAAGCaaggcaacatggtggaaccccatctctatgaaaaatatgaaaattagccaagcatggtggtgctcacctttTCATACCAGCTACTGGaaaggctaaggtgagaggatcatttgaacccaggaggtcaaggctgcagtaagctctggttgcaccactgcactccaacctgggtgcaAGAGGGGGACCCTCTGCCCAGGACTCTTGGGATATGACTATACCCATAGGGATTGCCCGCAGTAACCTCACATTTGAGTGGAAGTGGAGGTCATGTGTACCTATACCAATAtgtagtgaaaaaggaaaacataagaaaTCATGGCAGAAATGGCACAAAGTATAAAAGAGGCTTGGTATAATTGAGAGAGGCTTTCTGGTGATAAAATTTGAACTGATTTCTGGAGAATGGGTTGAATTCCAATAGAGGGAGATGGACCAAAGTTAATTCTGATGAGGGAAATGTCTTGAGCAAAATCTAGAAAAGGGAAACATGCCCATTTTAAGTGTTAATGAGGGTCCAGTTGGGGTACAGTGCAGGAAGAGA
Proteins encoded in this window:
- the LOC104002210 gene encoding engulfment and cell motility protein 2-like → MLMPSSLKSTRNGPWHPLSRKFVMGGHCQTQSITPSVMQMVLSCTSLNSPRPHAQLMERTQSSNMETRLDTMKVLAKLSADVTFATEFINMDGIIVLMRLGENGTKLLSQL